Proteins from one Gossypium raimondii isolate GPD5lz chromosome 8, ASM2569854v1, whole genome shotgun sequence genomic window:
- the LOC105791178 gene encoding uncharacterized protein LOC105791178 isoform X2, which produces MQIQVKCSCGAEKCPEWAIIELQGVVEVQPSFQHSLQNLQIGLLCRPSSQENYTFTVGYHELTGSKVALKKPMVVLKKIKYMDVATSSSSCVELDVVGVIRHKILFKTRPTALISG; this is translated from the exons atgcaGATCCAGGTAAAGTGTAGTTGTGGGGCAGAGAAGTGCCCTGAATGGGCAATTATCGAATTGCAAGGCGTGGTTGAAGTGCAGCCTTCTTTCCAGCATTCTCTCCAAAACCTCCAAATCGGACTGCTTTGCCGCCCTTCTTCccag GAGAATTACACTTTCACGGTCGGCTATCATGAATTAACGGGGTCCAAAGTGGCCCTTAAGAAGCCCATGGTGGTTCTCAAGAAAATTAAGTACATGGACGTGGCTACTTCTTCTTCATCATGCGTAGAGCTCGATGTTGTTGGAGTTATTCGCCACAAGATTTTGTTCAAGACCAGGCCCACGGCCTTGATCTCTGGTTAG
- the LOC105791178 gene encoding uncharacterized protein LOC105791178 isoform X1 has protein sequence MQIQVKCSCGAEKCPEWAIIELQGVVEVQPSFQHSLQNLQIGLLCRPSSQENYTFTVGYHELTGSKVALKKPMVVLKKIKYMDVATSSSSCVELDVVGVIRHKILFKTRPTALISGPQPTVKEKINAAGA, from the exons atgcaGATCCAGGTAAAGTGTAGTTGTGGGGCAGAGAAGTGCCCTGAATGGGCAATTATCGAATTGCAAGGCGTGGTTGAAGTGCAGCCTTCTTTCCAGCATTCTCTCCAAAACCTCCAAATCGGACTGCTTTGCCGCCCTTCTTCccag GAGAATTACACTTTCACGGTCGGCTATCATGAATTAACGGGGTCCAAAGTGGCCCTTAAGAAGCCCATGGTGGTTCTCAAGAAAATTAAGTACATGGACGTGGCTACTTCTTCTTCATCATGCGTAGAGCTCGATGTTGTTGGAGTTATTCGCCACAAGATTTTGTTCAAGACCAGGCCCACGGCCTTGATCTCTG GACCACAACCCACAGTTAAGGAAAAGATTAATGCGGCAGGTGCCTGA